caaactgcctctagtttttattgataaaggcgtcaaaatcaatgcggcatactataaatcggaggttttggagaaaaatgttgctccaaatttaaaaaatatgtttgcagacgattattatgtttcccaacaagacggagctccgtcgcatacggcaaacgctgttcaagcttggtgcaaggctaatttgaccgattttttgccgaaaactgaatggccaccaagttctccagatttaaacgtactagattatttcgtatggtcatacatgctctcgaaactaaataattataaagtcgcaaacctgagccattttaaaaaggttatcaTGCAAATATGGGACGATATGCCGATGGATGCGGTGCGTGCCGCTTGCGACTCTTTTgagaaacgtttgaaacttgtaaaaaaagttaaaggtggagttattccaaaacatttgttgtaaatattgtatataaatgtggctttcatttaatataattttcataacataaactacgcgtaaatttattttattaaggatcataactgtattcgaacttattggacacggtgtagtgcggggactcctggaaaaactgttgtcaatctagttatgcaccaactcttaaaaacaaccgctgtatactttttctgtgtcctttcttgtgcaatttttttatttttattgtaatattatagATAAACCAGTCTTTTATacgtaatttatttgtattagtgAATGCCCTAAATTTTAGTTTAACTATGTCGCTCTCATTACGTTCCTAAACTAAATACCAATAAATAGGTTATTCAAGAAGCGAAAGCGTCCACTGAAGAATGCGGCGTGCGTTATGGAACGTTAGCGTAATCGCTGAGTAACCAACACGTAATGGTTACCAAATAGCACCGTAACAGCTGATCGATACTAATCGATCAGCTGTTACGCTGCGATCGTGATTAAACTGGTTAAAATGGGCTCATGACGATGGGTTCCGTACCTTATATGGGGACCATGAGGTTCTTTGACCTAATtcgttttgacatttttttcatatatacatagattttaaagtattttctcGGTGATTCTTTTATAGGCTCTTAGGTAAGCTGCTGTGACGAGGATAAGCATCACATCAGTGATAATCCCCATAATAACTATCGATCATATTTATCACTTGTTTGCGTATTGCTATATTTGAATATTGGTAGGTAGTAGGAATAGGAAATAGAATTAtcgatttaaatttaacgatgtAATATTTCATGGATACGGTGAGGTGAACTAAAAACTTGATCAAAGTAAGGTCAGTTGGAGACATTGAAGTAGCCTCTATCTAGGTATGggtaagagaggtatgggcactgtgaatgtcatctcgctttgtgtggtagggcacagaacagcggatgtcattccagatctagagcagagcccaactgagtacctccaccttacagaaaaccacagccaaataacactagaccctcctcatagtgttgtgttcctgtcggtgagtaaggttgccagacctCAACGAGGGTGagaagtgttagggtcggcaacgcgcatgtaactcctctggatttgcaggcgtacataggctacagagactgcttaccatcaggagggccgtatgcttgtttgccaccgacgtagtattaaaaaaaggtgtGGTGTAAGGTTTAGAGGCCTGGGTTGTGATTTACTTTGTAAAAtgtttaatacagttaaaataaaataaataataggtacgagTAATAGAACATTATTGCAGACTGGGaaatggcaattcgtggatgactTTCGATTTTGTTGGACGATGCgaatagtgcttttctccaaacatgcgaggaaataatatcctatagcttgaaatgactGCTGATCCGTATAGATGCGTCTCTAATAATCGGCTATTTGCATTGATTATTCTTAGTGGGCACATATTTATAAAacgtaaaaaacaatacagtattgAACATTACAGTTCATATGGCGCTAATTTACCACcttagtgcggtaactagcactatatgCGAGTATATCGGAAATTTACAGGGCCATAAgttctgtaaaacgttgtacaataaacgtgcgaaaaggtaattcgcaactcatgtcggtttaaaacactcccttcggtcgtgttttaatttatcgccactcgttgtgaatttcctacttttcacacttgtatcgtaaaatcgtaatgtactattccgtCCGCTGAAACAGGACaataatgaatttttttttgttaatttgagTTGTCCATAAAGAAGAACTACCCACACTATTTTTGCTACACTAAAGTGAacaagcatattggagaaaatatatattattggaCAATCCCACACTTAGTTCCACATACTTTTCTTTTACAGCGTAACGGCTCTATGGAATACGACGGCATATTCCTCATGAACACCGGCGCAGAGGACTTCATGCAGCTAGGCAACATCGAGAAATGGAAGTACTCCAACCGCACCGTGTACTGTGACGAGTGCGGGGAGGTGCGGGGCTCCAGCGGGGAGCTGTGGGCGCCGGAGCTCGGACAGCCCGAGGTCCAGGTGTTCGCGCCTGATATATGCACGTGAGTATTCTGTGCTTTTTGAGAGTGCCGATTAGAGTGCTGAAAGATGTCAGATGTCGAGATCATCTACTAAGTCTAAACACATCCGGCCTTCAGACCTTTAAAAGGCTGTATCTTGGCAACTGTAATTAGAGTTGTACCGTTCTCGAGAATGATCTCCGCTTTGTATGGGAAACGTTCCTGCTCGAGAATAATTCCCATTGTAAACGGAGAATGTTCTCGAGAATGACAACTGAGAGTATATATGCTGTTGTTAGGACATAATGTGTACAGTTATGGCGGATTTGCCTCCGGAATCCGGAATAAAAACCCATATCCCCACAAGTAAAAAAATGAGATAAATATTAGACTTCTGTATTTCAAAAGGCGTTAAAAGTGTCATGTATTGTTGTTGTGGGCTTCTGTTTACGGTGCAATACCTATATCATAGTCTTGACACTATTATCCCAATATTTCTAATGGCCTTAACATCGAACAAAAACTACATTAGTGCCTAGATAACAATTCTAGTGATTAAGATTACTATTGTATCAACGTGAGATAATAGTGCGTCGATTCACTACATCGATAGATATGAATAGacttaaacttattatttttatatatcggAAATACGTAAAGGGATTACAGAAAGAAAATGCGGACTTGACCTGTCCTTATCTGCTGCACTCCAGTCGTACATAGTACATATATTATCTGATActatatgaatttataaatGTTTGTAATCCAGATCCAGACAtgataaaaaaacattgcatGTGATTATGAAAGAGAATGACAAGctaataattaatgttttaatttcaaaGCGGAGACCTTTATTGCTGCGTCGGTTAGCATAAGTTGTGATAAGAATGCTAAGAATATTAATGGCTAAAACCTAGTTTCACGGAACCATCTATTAGCAGAAAGGGCTGTTTTTTTACTACTACTAGAAATAAAGTAGTAACGATAggttataaataaaacgaaggGGCTGTCGGTTAGCCCTTGCATTGTTTGCCCTAAAATACctccaaataataaaaattaaaacaagcaaATGTTATTGAAACGGGATCTAGACAAGTAAAACCATAACGCTCATCTAAGAACCATCGCGCAACTAacatatcccaacaaaaacaaaaaatatgtgaaatgagagccaagtgtaataggtatcaaaattatgtgtcgttgttgactctcCGACAAGAGTTGAGATCTGAGTGGGTGCCAAGTTCTTTGCTATATAGAAAATCTTTACGccagtttttacgtataggttaaataggtttcaagttctgaaggggtcaaaagtagttaatgtttcgtgtaatattacacacggttgctgCGTGGCCaattcctttttctttgaacttggctacCGCGTGTTTAGATCAAAGATCCTTTACAGGAAATCGTATCGAAATAGATTGATTCGTTTTGGAGATAAATGGAAACGTTCAAAAATAGTTAGTACTCGTAGTAGGGTTAATATCGTTAGATTTTGATATATGCGTCGGTTTACGGTACAACTACAGAAACCACACTTGTTTGATTATcagataattaatttttttgtaaaaaaattgtgatattttttacGCCTAAGActctaatctgttaaacaaaaaccattgtttcttttatgcgaGCGGTCCCGTGTGGTGACAAAGCAACAATGTCGTTTGAAAAGCAACTGTATCGTTATAGTATTAATATTCAAATCTATGTAACAGCTCATACGAGATAACATGttttggtaatgtaggacgatcgaccACCTCAGTGTAGGCGAGCGCTCATATTATTACatagatttgaaccttaatactatcacgataCAGTTGCTTTTTAATTGAAATTGTTGCTTTGCCACGTGGCTAATACGGAAGCTGCAGATCGCTCGCATAAAAGAAGTAAGGCCTAAAAATCATTTCAGTAATCTCATACTACATATAATATTTGTTGGTAACTTGGTATATTTCCAGGTATCTGACCTTGGGTATGGACAAGGAGGTGCACGTGGCAGGCATAGACGGAGTTCAGTACGCCGCCAACCGGTCCCTGTTCGACAACGGGTATAACTACCCTAGCACGGTAGGTATTATAAGCAATGTACTATCATAGTAAGTACAACAAGTTTTAAAATTGCGTGGGTGCATGATGATTGCAATTCATTTAAAGTGGCCATGTACTTTTGCGGCTCGTTGTACTAAAAATCAAACAGTCATCGTGGTCTACACTTGAGAAAATACCAGGCTTCCACTCGTAACTCTGTCATTCATATTATATATAGCAAGACTGTAACTACTAAACCAAAAGATGTCTAAATATCCTTCGGGTTAGCAAACAACGTGTTCATCCTCGTCCCTTTCTTTAACGTCTCCTTACAGtacataatttacaaaaaagttgGGTAGGTAGGGTTCACGCTTCGTTACGTGAACGATGAAGTTAACCCTCAACTGGGGACTCAAGCCACGGCCGCATTATTGGGTCAGCATTGATAATCAAAAtccatttcaaatttaaaatgtaacagTAACATTATCGAGGTTCGGATGTAGCTAATACTTGCTGGTTGAGGATTCGTTTTAAATGGACGACTTTGGGAGTCCGTTTAATTGAATCCGAAGCCAGCAAACAGCCTTCCAGCCGAGTCATagatagtgcttttctcaaaaattatacaataaatataaatctaataggaatattttacaaaagcaacgttccttttttttttaaaacagaagTGTATTTTTCTGCCGAAAATACGCCAACCTATTTGGGACAGCTAAATAGTCACGGTACAAACATTATGATAATAAGTTACTGATCATCTGTTTGATGGACCTATGCCTTCATTGGATATGGccatttaaacttttttttaaagtttaaaactcGACAAATGATGGAATTAGCGTGCAACATTACAGTTTctatattgatttttatattttgactgACCATAATCTGAAGCGCCACCagcctagcggtaagatcgtgcgactttcaatccggaggtcgtgggttcaaaccccggctcgtgccaatgagtttttcggaacttatgtacaaaatatcattagatatttaccagtcgcttttcggtgaaggaaaacatcgtgaggaaaccggactaaacccaacaaggcctaggttaccctccgggttggaaggtcagatggcagtcgctttcgtaaaaactagtgcctacgccaattctggggattagttgtcaagcggaccccaggctccaatgagccgtggcaaaaatttcaggacaacgcgaggaagacaACCATAAACTACGCACTTCGCTACCTATTTTTAGTCGACTTTGCCgtccttttttgaaaaaaggtaGTTTCCAGGCGTGCTACTGCTCGGCGCGGCGCGACGCGGACTGCCTGCCGCCCGGCGCGCTCAACGTGTCGGCGTGCCGCTACGGCGCGCCCGCCGTCGTGTCGCTGCCGCACTTCCTGCACGCCGACCCCTACTACCCCAGCAAGATCGAGGGCTTGCAGCCCACCGAGTCAGTACCCTAGCCTATCTCATTATTCTTACGCGCCTGCCCCGGAAACGTGACAAAAAATAGTCGTAACAAATGGTATCGACTATTTGTACAGCTGGGAGACAATGTTTAAAAGCAGCAATTTTTTTGCTCTCTGATCGACAGTCGACCAACCGACTCGTCCGTAAACTGCTTACTTTGTAGACTCTTCaagagtattatttatttgtgctctgatcatgtttaattatttgttgtCAACAGTGAACATAACTTCAGACTGGCGTTAGAGATGCTCACGGGCATGCCGCTTCAAGTCGCCGCTCAGCTGCAGATCAGCATGCTAGTCCGCCATGTAAACCTAGTCAGGTAACTTGCACTTCACATACTatgaaaaaacataaaaagagTACGACTAGACTGGCAGATGTCCATGGGTATACCGTAGCAAATGTCCACTGAGCTATAGAATAGATCAACATATTAGTCCATCATGAATCCTGGTTGCGTCAGCTAGGAGAGTTGCATTTCCAAATCCCTCCATTATTGCTGCATATGATTCTAAACACACATGGGCTTCCATGAGAAAATAGGGAAACTCCTTTAACCTTATTAGAACACCTATGGCGATTTTACTATTTTCgtcaacaaataaaaatatttacattaaggggctccctgcggttttcatcgatttttgacaagttttgagtcgttactcctacatttgtaCTACAGATAGAATTACAAGAGAAACTGCTATCGTTTTTTAAAtcttatctccattctggtctgccggatttttaaagaaatggatacttatttttttatgattttttaaacattgtctaaaacaaacacttttttcgttacttgattgctgtgaaggatcttacatacagggtgtttatttagtcacctgcaatcatttacgggctgtatttataggtcatactgaacatcTTTTACTATAGGAGCAACCCCGAAATTGCAGGAAAAAAATTACTtccccatagaaaatgtcaaggtcagacagccaaaatgtatgaaacagccaattttttttcgcgttgTCGGGCTTGGtcccgtagtaaaagttgctcagtatgacctatgtatttatattattcattaCTAAATAAACTCCTTGCATAtgaaatctacatatttgggttcttctttgacgtctctaaaaactggtcagagatttaattttaaactaattaacacaaagtTATGGCTAGataaccagttttttggcctaaaatcgttcaactttgatgccaaatatctcgaagacaattaACTTTGAAGTAGATATGGGATACGATATTGCTTAACACTTTCAATGTCATGCAGcccattttcaatacaaaattaACACACCTAGCGTGTTCTTggtagtgaatgtgttaaagccGTTACTGTTAATACGATAAtctacaaaaatattagaaaactaagggattcagatcgaaggtcgtTGAAGCCAGAGAGCCCCTTAAGAAGTAAAATTGAGAAAAGTAACTGCTAATGAAGAACAGAATGGGAATCATGAATGACACGTACGAGTATTACACATTATTGATTTTGTTTGTTAAGGTACCAACGTATGCTCTCAAAAGTTTTAAGGTGAAGTGGAACTGGGACATTCTACTTTTTAGGGCAGGTTTTTGCACTAATAGTAATAGGTTTCAACAATTAAATGCTTAAAGATAAATGCAGTTAACTGTATGTATGCATAATTGTACCCGCACAACTGTAGTAAACTGCCAGCAACGAATTTTGTacgtatttttttctgtaaatataGATTTTGTCGACTAAGGTTGAAAAATGATACCACTTTGTTAATCATTCTCTCTCATAACtaaaatttgaaattattatttactaagcCTTATAAATGACGTTTAGTTAATGTtgtgcatttttatttaaaatgattaaaCATAACATGAagtttttaacattattaaaagtatatattatctTGCGTGTGATATTCATGatatgtaatttataattgttcaTCTCAAATTACAAAAGCCTCTACAAGATTTGACAGACAGATagagacagacaacgggacaggtgaaactaaataaaaccttgtaaaaattatgtctcatttaaatattttcatacaagTTTTTGCTGATATTTGTCCATTATTTGTAGCCTTAACAACCAGTTGCCGGACCCGGACACGCTGGTGCCGATGTTCTGGTTCCGGCAGGAGGTCCACATCACGCCCGAGTACGCGAGACTGGCGCGGATGGCGCTCAACCTGCGTTACGGCGTTCCCTACGCGCTTTACACGTTGACTGTAAGTGTTGTTACATTTCCGGCTGCTACCTACTTGCTCGAACCGGACGGAGTATGTTGTTCCGGCAGGTCCGCATCACTCCTGACCGCTCTTGGCGCTGAAGGCGCTCAACCTGTGATACAGCGTTCCATACGTGCTCTACACGTTGCTGAAAGTTTTATTACATTTCAGGCCTCTGCCCGCTTTCAGAACCGACCCGGGCATATTGTTTCGGCAGGTCTGCATCACTCGTGAAAAGCCCATTCTAAAAAATTTGTGGCAACAGCTTAACTGAATGCAATCCAGGGGAGCACTCTGTTGTAAGTTAAACATATCGTAcctataaatatcaatatttatttgcaggGCCTGGGACTCCTTCTGATAGTATCAGGCATCATAGTACTAATAAGAAGACTGCTGCTCTCGCCCGAGACCACGCCCATACTGTCCGCCGAGCCCACTTCGGAGGAACAATGACTAGGAAGGTTTTAAGGGtactgattttacttacaattaTAGCTAATAGTGTGATATGCCATTCTATGCCTTCCGTCATCTATCAACGACGTCATGAACTAGGGTTTTATAGTCTTTTTCAAAAGGGTAGGGtgacatttgaatttttttcattCTATGCCATTGACGTTTCAGACCAATCctgttttatcaaaaataacttGGAtcccaatataaaaatacatgtatatatTCTATGTAGCTTCgaatatttcattataatagacacaaatcaccaaactatatattattatgtaaaaaaaaaatacttattaagaTTAAAAACGAGATGacgagacgacctggactcattttgtggcgactggcgggagcgTCCACAAAACCGTAACGAGTGGCGGAAGAcacagtgggacacaatgtaggcaAAAAAAAGATGAATTAAAATGTTGTTGAATTTCATTATGTAAAACGGAACTCAATGACAATAGAGTTTGATTCTACTTATCGACCGAATCGATTCCGCTCGTTTTAAATCGTATAAGACATGTCCAATTGTGAAGGaatgtttacttaaaaatataaatcatcaccAATAGAATCGATTATATGGCCTTATGGCAGATTTAATCGAGAATcgtaaaaaatcattactaatttgCATTGTCACAATCCTATAATTGCTTTTTGACATGTGTCAGCCTACGCTTTGAGTTTGAAAAAGACTATAGGACCATAAAAAATGGTTTTACCATCAGTACACTGTAAAAGAAGCTGGTAATATgttgaataaatatttcaagattaaataagtatgtaaaagTCTTAGACCCAAGATAAAAAGACTGCATGTTTTATAAGGTTTATCTATTTGTTCATATTACTTAATAACGCTACTATATCCTTAGACATGTAGCGTATATGGTATCTCGACAAACTCGTAATACAACAAATTGCATCGAAAGTTAGACAGCTTGGTAATTCCTCTGTTTGTGgcgccatttttagggttccgtagccaaatggcataaaacggaacccttatagtttcgccatgtccgtctgtctgtctgtctgtctgtctgtccgaggctttgctccgtggtcgttagtgctagaaagctgaaatttggcatggatatataaatcaataaagccgacaaagtcgtacaataaaatctaaaaattaaattttttttagggtacctcccctacacgtaaagtgggggtgattttttttttcgcttcaaccctagagtgtggggtatcgttggaaaggtctttcaaaactaattaatataaacattttttgataaagtgaatatattcggagataatcgctccgaaagaaaaaaaaaatgtgtcccccccctctaacttttgaaccataggtccaaaaaatatgaaaaaaatcgtggaagtagagcttaagaaagacattaaatgaaaactatagcggacatgatcagtttagctgtttttgagttatcgcaaaaagttttcccttcatagtaaaaagacttactttaattaggtactgattatgcaaatttgcctatttgcttaactcgggtgaaaggtaccgtttcatcccttggttaacaatttactatactttaagctccagtttagtttattgtggcggaagagtaactacggaaccctacaatgagcgtggcccgacatgctcttggccggttattatacTTGATTTAGAAGTTACCTAATTATGTTATTGGGTTTATTTAGAAAAATCCATTGCCGTGTTTTTTGTAGAGTATTTCTTGACTgacatatacataaaaatattcttttttgaaTGGTCGCCAATGTTATATCATAGAGACATAGAGCAATACTtagtataaacaataaaacatcgCCCATAGAAAACATTAAAGGGTTATATGAGGCAAAGACAATTTAACTAACCTATGTGCCTTAATATAGTTAATTGATTAATGTGTAATCGATATTACCTATTGTTAATTTGAAATcatgttaaattttaatttttatagctGTTGTCTTGAATAGTTTATATAAGTCATAACTACCCTACCGACAGTTAGTTAGCTAGGCTATGTTACGAACCCGCATTATGCCTATTTTTTGTTTAACTTCATCAACTTGTTCAATATAACATGTATTTAGTAAAGCAGTGATTATAGTTTAATTCCATAGAGTTGAAAGACGGGCAGAAATAGGGTCGCTGCAGCCTACAACGAACTAGAATGACTATTCGCTAGATGCACGACGGGTGCTGCCCTCTTCTTGTGGGCTTTTCTACGTTAAATCTTATGGAGTAAAATTTATTCAAACTGCTGCAGCTAGCATTAATGTGAGACATTCATAAGATTACGTGTGTTTGTGACAATCAGCGCCAATTCCCCTTCCGACGACTTCGCACCTTGCAAATATAAGTCTTCATatacttcattttttttaacattagataaagggtaaacaatcttgacgtatCTTTTTTACTGAGAAAAGTGtttttcatgaaaaaaaaatcaccattttactaatgctaaaaaacaaCTAAGTATAGAGCTCAAAAATTACCCCACAGGAAATATATGGAAAGGCATCTACAGCGCGCATGTAGACAGTGACAAATATTGTAATGCCGCGCAAGAGATTTGACATACAGATTGTTATTTTAGTAAATCGAAATATTATTGACCAATcgcaacttttttaaatagcaGCAACagggggtattactgcaatcttctgccgccagagtgcagcattAGCACATATATATAGCCATAGAGAAACTTATAAATACTATGCCTTAACTTAAACAGTTAATAAGGtttcactatgacattgatTGATACATCAAGGCGGCAAGCGGCAAGTTGGCGGTTAGGCAGAGAGCCTACTgagaaacacgaaaatcgaaattcttATTCTTAAGTTATCTgcatctctatcgctcgaatatgcgaAGATTGATAGAGAGGCATATGAGCATGATTTTGATGTTTGTGTTTCGCCGTAAGCCCCCAGTAAGGTACGTGTCAGAACTTATGAACCATTTTTcgaagtcaaaaatgtattccGTCTCTAAGACTAAAGTATGACTTCATGACATGTTGATTTTCTCGTGTTCACGCTTCACGCGCGACTCGCACACATTCTCAACTCGAGGTCGAGCGGCGAGAGGCTTGGTATGAAGTTAGTTTTGTCTTGAGTGACCCtacgtctgtctatctgtcaacTCAGTGTttaatacataggtacttagttaCTTCCATGTACAGTTGGCAAAGGAACCGTTTTCATCTCATTTGaaacttattatattaaataagagTCGAAAGCGGATAGTCCGCTCTTTTGCCGACTACTCATAcgttacttatatattttccgattatttaaataagtgaatatttatttaattagaataataggtacttatctaTGTTAATTTCAGATTCGATCGCTTTCAAATTGACTAA
The nucleotide sequence above comes from Cydia pomonella isolate Wapato2018A chromosome 2, ilCydPomo1, whole genome shotgun sequence. Encoded proteins:
- the LOC133515543 gene encoding protein croquemort-like, whose product is MVSSGMKSGLLMGFGSGFVVLGAVAVVYWPAMFFAQLQKMMVLSNTSTSFGIWREVPVPMYLECFMLNITNVDEILAGHNVSIRVSQMGPYVYREYHAKENITWHDNNTISYFNQRTWHFQPDMSNGSLSDLVTSINPVIVTVAHMVRHQNSVIRIGAELFMRAIHDNMFLTANVSSWLFDGIDDRVLDISSQIPVVHLPFDKFGWFYTRNGSMEYDGIFLMNTGAEDFMQLGNIEKWKYSNRTVYCDECGEVRGSSGELWAPELGQPEVQVFAPDICTYLTLGMDKEVHVAGIDGVQYAANRSLFDNGYNYPSTACYCSARRDADCLPPGALNVSACRYGAPAVVSLPHFLHADPYYPSKIEGLQPTDEHNFRLALEMLTGMPLQVAAQLQISMLVRHVNLVSLNNQLPDPDTLVPMFWFRQEVHITPEYARLARMALNLRYGVPYALYTLTGLGLLLIVSGIIVLIRRLLLSPETTPILSAEPTSEEQ